Within the Borrelia puertoricensis genome, the region ATCTCCTTAGTTAAAGGAATTAAAACTATTGTTGATTTGGTTTTAAAAGATAAGGGTGATGCAGGTGCTACTAAAACAGGAGAGGATGATAAAAAGGATGTTGGTAATCTATTTGCTGATGCGAATGGTAAAGATGATGCTAAAGAAGAAAATATTGCAAAGGCATCAGCTAGTATTGGTTCAGTGACCGGGGCTGACATTTTGCAAGCTATTGCTAAATCCACAGAAAATCCTACTGCAAATAGTACTGATGGAATTGAAAAAGCTACAGATGCTGCTGAGATTGCTATTGCTCCGGCTGTTAACGGCAAAAAAGAAATTAAAGATGCTGCAAAGAAAGACGCTGTTATTGCTGCTGGTATTGCACTTCGGGCAATGGCTAAAGATGGTAAGTTTGCTGCTAAGAATGAAGCAAAATCTGCTCATGCAGTTAATGGGGCAACTGCTAGTGCTGTTGGTAAGACTTTAAGTACTCTAATAATAGCAATAAGAAATACTGTTGATAGTGGTTTAAAGACAATTAGTGATGCTCTTGCTACAGTTACACAAGAAGATAAATCTGTAGATTCTACTACACCCGCAGAAACAGCAATTGGTAGGTAATAATAAATAATTATCAATAAAACATACATAACTAAATAAAGTCATTTGAGGAAAACTCTTCTTTTTATAAGAATTGTTTTCCTTTTATTTATATCTTGACTTCCTGAGGTAATAAGGAGGCACGTGATAATGAAAAGAATTACTTTATGTGCGTTATTTTTGACTTTATTTTTACTTCTTGGCTGTGGCAGTGGTACTACTAAGATGGAAGATCCTCAGAGTAGGTTCTTAAAGTCTGTGATTAGTTTAGGTAATGATTTCTTAAATGTTTTTACTTCCCTTTCTGATATGGTTGGAGGGGTTTTAGGTTTTAATACTACTACTAAAAAATCTGATGTTGGGAACTATTTTAAGACTATGCATGATACTCTTTCATCTACTAAGACATCTCTTGAGAAAATTGTTGCTGACATGAAATCTGATAATAATCCTAATGCAGAGGCTACTGATACCGCTGTAAAATCTCTAATTACTAATACTCTTGATCAAATAATCCAGGGTGCTA harbors:
- a CDS encoding variable large family protein: MYFFYFFIILLSCGSGTTSAEDPKTTFLNSIANLGKGFLDVFTSLSDMITGAFGIKAETKKSDIGNYFTSIEKAMNTVKEKLQDQVEKNGNYLKIKEVVDNFITNTLDKIADGAKTAATGATGNDAIGNATSAGHGATPADKDSVISLVKGIKTIVDLVLKDKGDAGATKTGEDDKKDVGNLFADANGKDDAKEENIAKASASIGSVTGADILQAIAKSTENPTANSTDGIEKATDAAEIAIAPAVNGKKEIKDAAKKDAVIAAGIALRAMAKDGKFAAKNEAKSAHAVNGATASAVGKTLSTLIIAIRNTVDSGLKTISDALATVTQEDKSVDSTTPAETAIGR